The sequence below is a genomic window from Opitutia bacterium.
GCCGCCCCAGCCGATGGCGGTGCGCTGGTCGGGCATGCACGTCTGCCACTGCTTCACCTGGTCGGCGTGCGAGTAGAGCGAGATGGGGCGATACTTGTTGGCCTTGTAGTCGGCGAGCGTCGTGGGGCGGACGAGCGAGCCGACGTTCGAGACGAAGGAGAGTTTGCCCTGCGTGAAGAGGTCGCGCACCTCGGTCATCGACGGGTGGATGCCGAGCGTGCGGCCGCCGAGGTTCGACGGCGTGATCTCGAGCAACGTGTCCTTCGCGAGCGCGAGGTTGCCGCGGACCGTGGAGTAGGCGGCGTATTCCGCCGCCGTGGTCGGCACGAGCATGTTGAACGAGTCGTTGCCGCCGGCGAGGAAGAGGCAGACGAGCGCCTTGTAGTCGCTCGGCGCGGTCTGTGCGGCGAGCGAATTGGCGAGGCGGAGCGAGAGCAGCGTGGAGAGGACGGCCGTGCCCTTCACGCCAGCGCAGCTGGCTTGGCCGAGGAACTGGCGACGGGTGATCGAGGGAGCGCTCATTTGAGGACGGCGAACTCCGGCGAGAGCGCGATGAGGTAGTAAGCGAGCCGCGCGCGCTCGCGGTTGAGGGTGCTGCCACTCGGAACCATGCCGGCGGTGATGCCGTTCACCGCAGTGAGGATTTTCGTGCGGTTGTCGGCGCTGAGCGTGCCGCGCGTGAGCAACAGGTCGAGGTTGTCGATCAGCGATCCCGGCGTGGCGGCGAGCGTCTCCTGCGCGGAGAGGTCGAGGCGCATATTGCCCGTGCCGCTATAGATGAGGGTGTAGACGGCGTTGGGGAACGCGATCGCCGTGACGGCATTGAGGATTTGGAACTCGGGGCCGACGAGGCGTGCGTTCTGGATCACGCCGGGCGGCTCGTAGTCGGGCGAGTAGAAGTTGAACACGGAAGGCGCGCCGAGGGGAAACTGGCCCATCGAGGACTCGCTAAACGCGCCAAGGTCGTAGGGGATGACGGTCGTGCCGGCGCTGATCGTGAACTTGCCGGCGCGGAGCAGCTGCGTGAGGCGGAGGAATGGCTCCTGGAGTTTGCCGTGCTCGGCGTCGGTGAGCATCGAGAGGCTGCGCGCTTCGCTGTCGAGCAGGATGGCTTTCACGACGGCGAGCAGGTCGCCGCGGACGCCGGAGCCGTTGTTGGCGAAAGTGGAGGCGACGCGTGCAACGTAGCCGTCGCTGGGATTCGCCGACACGAGCCGCTGGATCAGCAGTCGCGAGATGAACGGCGCGCAACTCGGGTGCTCGATCAGGTTGTCGAGGGCGTCGCTGACGTCGGTGAGGCCGGGCTGGTTGGCGGGCAGGTTGGGTTTGCGGGCGCCGGCGTAGGCGAGGAGCGTCTTGGCGGCGGTGTCGTGCTGCGCCTCCCACATGCGCATCGGGCTGATGTAGTCGGCGGTCGCGGTCGGAAAATCCGTGCGGCCGGTGCCCGTGCCGGTGTTGTTCGTGCTCTCGTCGGTGAAGCCGGTGAAGACGCGCGCGAACTCCGTGATGTTGTCGTTGGTGTAGGTTTCGAGGGGGCGGCCGGTGCTGTCGGTGATGTAGGTGCCGTTGGAGTTGAGCTGATAGAG
It includes:
- a CDS encoding DUF1800 domain-containing protein, encoding MIRAPRALCGVLLLVGVFAVGRAAVSPDTALSADEQAARFLVQATFGPTSDSIAELRQMGYNYSAWIDAQAGKPQTKAMDILAAARAAGSITTSDRNHNRRARTQVMLTGQDQLRQRIAYALSQIVVVSDADTNIANASDGSSAWWDMLARNALGNFKTLLTDVTRSPMMGRYLSHYKNRKANTASGTRPDENYAREVMQLFSIGLYQLNSNGTYITDSTGRPLETYTNDNITEFARVFTGFTDESTNNTGTGTGRTDFPTATADYISPMRMWEAQHDTAAKTLLAYAGARKPNLPANQPGLTDVSDALDNLIEHPSCAPFISRLLIQRLVSANPSDGYVARVASTFANNGSGVRGDLLAVVKAILLDSEARSLSMLTDAEHGKLQEPFLRLTQLLRAGKFTISAGTTVIPYDLGAFSESSMGQFPLGAPSVFNFYSPDYEPPGVIQNARLVGPEFQILNAVTAIAFPNAVYTLIYSGTGNMRLDLSAQETLAATPGSLIDNLDLLLTRGTLSADNRTKILTAVNGITAGMVPSGSTLNRERARLAYYLIALSPEFAVLK